The segment TATTCACGCACCCACCTTACCCAAAGCCGGTCTAACATGTATTGGCACTGCTTCCATCCATTTCGTAGACTATCTTGCATTACTGTTGGTGGCTGTTCAGGTTGTTTCACTCCGCTAGAACTGAGTAGAATAAAATGATTAGGCGTAAGAGCTTCATACTGCGGCGGTTCCAATGGCATATATGTCAACGGTCGCGAATTCACCATCGACTCAGCTTCACAAAGAATTGTCTGGAAAACTTCTTCAGAAGGCGTTCGCGACTGATTTAATGATCTCATTGCTGACTTAACAGATCTCACCATTCTCTCCCACGCTCCGCCCATGTGCGGAGAGGCTGGTGGAATAAATTTCCACTGCGTATCGGCATTTGTAAAAGTTGTCGCGAGCCCATTATTAATCCCTCTGATCTGATCTGCAAGCTCTCGACTAGCACCTACAAAGTTGGTCCCGTTATCCGTGAAGATCTGTAGAGGCGCACCTCGTCGTGTGACAAATCTTCTTATGGCCAGCTTGCAGGATTCCGTTGTCATAGAACTTACAGCCTCTAGATGTATTGCTCTGATCGTTAGGCACGTAAACAATGCCACCCAACGTTTGATCTGCTTACGGCCTATTTTAATCATAAATGGACCAAAGTAGTCAATCCCAACGTGGGTAAACGGTCGCACATTTGGAGTTACACGTTCCTCAGGGAGAGCTGCCATTCGTGGTACTAGTGGCTTAGCCTTTTGTATTGCACACCATTTGCATTGTTTCACGACGTTCTTAACCGCTAAGCGAAGTCCAGAAATGTGAAATTTTTGCCGCATTTCATTCACAACTGTTTCTGAGTTTTGATGGCCATACTTCCGATGATTCCAGTCGATGATCAACTTCGTAATGGTGTGATTCTTTGGAAGAATGATCGGATATTTCGCATCATACGTCGCGTACGGTGAATTTTCAATTCTTCCTGCCATTCgaacaattttattattgtcCAAAAAGGGTGAAAGCTTTCTTAAGGGACTGTTCGGGTCCAATTTAATTACAGTGCAATCGGTTGCATGCTGCAGCTTCTCCAGTACAACAATTTCATCCGCGTATTCCTCAGCTTGAGCATCTCGCCAAAGCATTCGCTCCGCACGTTCAAAATCTTCGCTCACCAACAAGGCTTTGTCAGGAAATGCTTGGTTATTCCTATCCCTTCTACACATATCGATAAAATGATACACGTAGGCCACTGAACGCAACAGTCGCTCCCACTTGGAAAATCTGGTACAATCAATTGTCCCTGACCGTATTACTTCCCGATGAACGTGAACTGGTCGAAGTTCTTCTGCAATCTCGATAGGATCTTGCGACTCTTCCGTGGGCCAGAACTCCTCCGATTGGTAGAGAAATGTTGGTGCCCCGAACCATTGAGAAGTCGACTTTAACTCTGGGCCTTTATTCCATTTTGTGGCTTCATCTGCTACATTCTGTTTTCCTGGAACAAATTTCCATTCTCCTACGCTGGTTTCTTCTAATATTTCTCCAACTCTAACAGCAACATACTGACGATATTTCCTAGTATCCGAGCGAATCCATGACAGAACGGTACTGGAATCGCTCCATATGAATCGACGAGTTGCACGAAGCGTATGATTTTCTTCAATGGACTTTAGTAAGCGTACTCCCATTACTGCGGCTCGAAGTTCAAGACGGGGTACTGATAATGGTTTCACAGGAGCAACCTTAGCCTTTGAAGCCACCAGAATACAGCGGACTTGACCACGATCCACTATTCGAAAATATCCGGCACACGCAAACGCAGCCAAACTAGCATCGACAAATACATGTATTTCCAATGACTTGTAGCTGGCTGGGTCATATCCAGGAAAATAACAGCGAGGGATTCGAAGTTCATTTAAATGCTGTAGCTTGTCAATCCATTTTTCCCAGAGTTTCAGGATGGTTTCTGGTACCTCGTCATCCCAATCCGCACCAGATCGCCAGAGTTCTTGGATTATGATTTTACCGTGTATTAACAGATGGGAAATCAGACCGAGTGGATCAAATAGGGACATGACCAGGCGCAGTATGGTCCTCTTCGTGGGTGGAGCTTCTCCCAACAATAAACGCTGTAGTTCAGCCGGTAACACGAATGAAAACATGAATATGTCCTCGTCGGGTCTCCACGTCATACCTAAGACAcgctctgttttgttttgtttgtccaCCGATAAATCTTTCTGCGATTCCAAACTTTCTGCTCCAATCCTTTTAAGCACTTCCTTGGAATTCGACATCCAGTTTCGAATTTCGAACTTTGCTTTAGCGTGCACGGTTTTCACCTCGGTGGCTAACCGGATTATTTCTTCCTCCGTATCACGACTATCCAGATAATCGTCCACGTAGTGATTTTCGACGATAGCTACTGCTGCGTCGGGAAACTGCTTACTCCATTCTtctgcatttttatttttcacataCTGTGCGGCGCATGGTGAACAAGTGGAACCGAAAATCGCCACGTCCATGATGTAGACCTCTGGAGGCATAGACCTATCCTTACGAAAGAGAAACATCTGAGCGAAACGGTCATCCCGACGCATGCTGAGCTGCATAAACATTTCCCTAATATCTCCGGCGACGGCCACACGGCGCTGTCGGAAGCGACATAGAACGGCATTTATAGCTGTCAGAAGATCCGGGcccttcagcagcatagagttgAAGGAGATTCCATTTACTTCCGCTGCTGCATCCCAGATTATCCGCACTTTATCGGGCTTACGAGGATTGATAACGATGCCGATCGGTAAAAACCACGTTCGCTTTGGATCAGCCTCTTCTATTTCACAAGGGGTTGCTTTGTGGGCGTATCCTTTGATCTGGAACTCGTCTATAAGTTTCTCCACTTTAGCGCGTAATTCCGGTTGGCAATCCAAACGGCGTTCTAAACATCTTAATCTCCGCTCTGCCATAAAATAACTGCTCGGGAATTCTACTTTATCTGTCCTCCAGAGCAGGCCAGTTTCGAATCGACCATCGTCCAGTCGCACTGTTGTGTTTCGAAGAATATCCTTTGCGCGTTTCACTTCCTCACTTTCTGGCATCGGTGCAGCCGAAATTCCCAAATTATCGActgcaaaaaaagttttcaccaAGTCGTGAAGACGAAGTCCTTCGTTACACGCACATATATGAAACGAAGGTGAAGTAGTAGTATCTGCTGACTCGTTCATATTACCAAACACCGTCCAGCCAAGCCTAGTTTTTGCTGCCATAGGCTCATTAAATCGTCCCTCGCGCCTTTTGAGCGGTATCGCTAATTTTAGATTGTCCAAGCCAATTAGTAACTGAGGTACTGCGTCTTGATAACTTCTAACTGGTAGTCCCTGTAAATGAGGGAATCTCATAGAGAGATCGTCGTAACACATTGTTTGCACTGGCAAATTTAAACTTCCCACGGTTCGAACGTTATTCAGTGGAAAGACCTTTGTGCTTCCAAGTCCCGACACCTTCAGGTTAACTCTACGTGAATCGGTTTCCTGGCGAGTAACATTTGCTGTCCACGTCAGGCACAGAGGTTGGACTTTCCCTTCTGCCCCTAGCTGATCTGCAAGATTCTTGTCCATAAGAGTGATCGATGAACCCTCATCAAGGAACGCAAACGTTTTTGTCTGACCCGTCTTCCCATACAACATTATCGGCACAATACGGAAAAGTGTATTACTTTGTATTTGCTGGTGTACAGAAACGACTGAAGGAAAATTATAATTTGTGACTACTCTCTCACCTACTCTAGGTCGGCCTGGATGCAAAAGTGGATTATGATTCTGTCTACAACCGTTCACTTCACACAGTCGTGCAGACTTGCACGGCCATCTGCCGTGGGTAACCAAGCACCTACTACACATTTGATTCGCTTCTACTACTTTCCAACGATCTGCTAATGATTGAGACTTAAACCTAGTACAATCTCTAACCCTGTGGCTAGTACTCTGACACACAAAACAtggtttttcttgattttttgttCGCTTACCAGTATCAACCTTCTTACTTGCGTCGTACTGCGAGTGAGTATTCATGAACACTTTCTCCCGAGGAATTGATTTATCATTTCGACCCGGTCTGGAGGGATCTGGACAGAACGTAGTGACCTCACAAGCTGCTGATATAAGCGACGTCATGTACTCGCAGAAAGTACCAAGATCGACTATAGTTTGGCGCCTCTTGAACATTGCCCATTCCAGACGAATGTTTGCTGGTAACTTTTCCACTAGCTCGTGTAATAACGTTGGATTAGTTAGATGTGCTTGTTGATTAGCCGCTCTCAAATGCCCGACGAGATTCTGAACCACTAAGCCGAAATTAATAAGAGTCTCCAGTTTATCAGACTTCGGTGGTGGTGCCTTTCGAACTTTGTTGAGTAATGACTGGACCAGTCGTTCAGGACCCCCGAACAATGTTTCTAATGTGTCCATCACCTGAGGAACGGAAGATGGCAATAATAAATTGCTCCGTACTGCTTCCATGGCTGCACCTTTCAGACACCTTTGCAGTCTCATTAAATTTTCCGCATTAGTATAACCGCACATGCTTGTCGAGTTTCGGTAGCTGCTCACAAACAATGGCCATTCTTCTGGATTTCCCGTGAACACCGGCAACTCCTTAGGGACCACCTGCCTGGCAGCTAATTGTTGTTGAAACTGTACGTTGGAATCAGATTGATTAATTGTATGATGTGGTACAAATGGTCTATCGACTGGCCTAGGGTGCGGTGCTACACTTTCGCGATTTAGATTTTCTGTTTGATATTTTTGCTGTTGGATTTGTTCTGGTTCAACATTTGAGCGTAACACTACTTGCGGTGCATCTGACCGATGCACTTGCACTGATCTTGCTGCTGGTTCTATCGCTTTCTTAATAACCGGCGTTGACGTGACCTTTGCTGGTGGAATTGGTACCTTCTTTATCGTCCCAGTATACTTCGGAATTTCCTCTGCCGAAGGTTTACTCTGCGTCAGCGCGTCAGCATGCTGTAATTGTTTCCCTTCATTTGCACCCTTCTGTTCGTTACCATTGGAGGGGATTGGATAGGTCACTGGAACTGGTTCGGCGTCGAATTTGGCCCCAGCCAACTGCTTCCTATGAGTGTCTATCCAGAGTCTCACTTTACTCGAACCGCTGATTTGGCTAAAACGACATTCACTTCCATTTTCTTCTGCTGCGGCTTTGATGAGTGCAGCATATTTTTCGTTCAAGTACTTTTTTCGAAGCTCATTTTTTTCCTTCAAGGCCGTCTCCTGCAGAATACGTTCCTGTTCCAGCTTCTCGGTTAGCAGCTTCTCCTTTTTGCTTAAATGCTTGTTCGATACGAATACGTTCCTGTTCTTGACGAAGACGTTCGTGCTCTTGCTTTTCCATCAGTAGCTTTTCCTGCTCTTGCAAAGCGTTTTGCTGACGAACGCGTTCGCGTTCTTGTTTCTCCGCCAATAGTTCTTCTTGTACCTTTTTTTCCTCTTCAATATGCAGCAACTGTAGCTGAACCCGCGCAGATCGAGAGCTATTACCAGATTTTCCCGACACCGATATGACCTCGCTAATAGTAGTCGACAACACACATTCCTTGCATTGCCACTTACGGTGCTTGATTGTTGCATCAACCTTTGCACATGAGTAATGGTACCAACGATTACATCTATCGCAAGCTACCATATCCTCCTCATGATCCGCAGCCGTGCATCCTGCACAATTGTACTGGGTTTGATCAACTTCGTCCGTGTTTGTAGCCATCGCAGATCGGTTTGCCTGTCACCGTCTCCTACAGCGTTTAGCAAGTCCGGATAAAATTCTTTAAAGAATGTTGCCACCGGCAAATAGGAAAAGTCACCGTTCTGTCAGCTAAATGGTTTATTCCATAACGAGCTTTAAAGCTGTAAATTTATATCTTTTAGTTTTAATGCGGAACacgtgttatcaaaaagggctTACAATTTTAGTGACTTTATTTGCCCTACGGTGCTCCTAACCTCACTTGCTAGGTCTGCCTACTCCGTGCAGCCGCGTATTAATGTTGGAACCTGGTCCGAATAACaaaataagtaataatagatacaAAATACCCTAAGCTACTCACGAAATTCGTTACTCTATTTTAATGTTGAAATTATAAGAAAATTAATTAGCACTTATCCAGAGATGACAATCTATTAACGGACTGAATGCAAATGATCTTGTAATTATGACTGTGTGCTGATCCCGGTCCCAGTTCTCATTTTACCAGCGTGCCCTTCGGTAACATACGACGCTAGCGTATTGGTCGTAACGCCTACCGTAACAAGGCAATTCGTTCGTGAAAAACGAGtcggaaaatgagaaaaaaagtagaaaagaagaaaacgaatgagagaaaaacgggaaaactAGGCAAAAAAGAGGAGAGTGaacaaaaaaacggaaaaacaaaagagaaaaaacgaagtttgagagaaaaacaggaaaattgaGACGAGACGGCAAAAGAGGAAAACGCGTGTCTGTAAATGGAAGATACCCCCGATACAATCCATCTGGTGGCGCAAGGCTGGAACAAAATTGGAGcactttttcatgaaattgctaggTAAGTACAAGTAATTTGTTATTGGTTTGAGTAAGTCTGGTAAAAGtaaagttgtaagatgaaatattaatgtttaatacacacatacacacacacacacacacacacacacacacacacacacacacacacacacacacacacacacacacacacacacacacacacacacacacacacacacacacacacacacacacacacacacacacacacacacacacacacacacacacacacacacacacacacacacacacacacacacacacacacacacacacacacacacacacacacacacacacacacacacacacacacacacacacacacacacacacacacacacacacacacacacacacacacacacacacacacacacacacacacacacacacacacacacacacacacacacacacaacaaaaACAGCAACGGCTGTACGCCACAGGAGGAGACGAACGTGTTTGCGAGAAGTGTCGAACAAAGATATACTGACGAGTAGAAGCAGTAATGTGCCTCCAGCAGACCAGAAAGCAGGGCACATGACGCTGATTCAGATGCTCACGCCAAAGTCTGGAGGTTTCGCCCCTCGAGACGGAATGATGGAGATCAGAGCGAAAATCGATGAGCTCTACGAGTTCGTTAAGGAGAGGCCTAACGTCCACACGCAGATCAAGCAGTTGGTGGCGAGCATTAAATCTGCTATGACTACAGTTGAGTGCGAGAATATTAAACTCGAGGTTAGAGCTTTGGCTGCTGAAAACGCACTTAGCCAAGCCACGAAGAGAACCGCTGAAGCATCAGAGACGCCGAAAAGACCACCAGTAGTGAATTCTCGCACGGACAAAAGGACGAGGGAAACGCCTGGTGAGGAAGAGGAGCAAAGAAAGCTAAGAACGAAGAGGAGGACCTAGACGAGATCACGACAGAACAGGAGTTAAGGAATGCGTTGAAGGTACAGTGTGAATCGGGCGACGTACCGATGGTAATCTGACTCAGGAAGGCATATGGCGGAACGCAGACGCCGACGATTCGTTTCTCAGCGGTAGCAGCGCCCAAGCTACTGATGAAGGGTAAAATTATAGTTGGGTGGTCAGTGTGTGTTCTCAAAGCCATCCCTCGTGTGAGCAAGGAAATGAAACGTTATTTCAGGTGCTGGGGCTTCGGCCATCAGGCGTGTAACTGTGAAGGTCTGGATAGATCCAGATCGTGTCGGAAATACGACGAGAATGGCTATTTTGCAAGCGACTGCGCAGAGCCACCGAGGTGCATGCTCTGTAAAAATTCAGAGAGAAATGACCACACGACGGGAGGCTTCCAATGACCAGCGCATAAAAAGGCGAAGGCGGGTCAGCAGTGATGGAGGTGACCCAGATTATTCTCAATCATTGCGACATAGCACAACGACTGTTGTGGGAGTCGACAACGGAGTCGATGTGCGACGTCGCGATAATTGCAGAGCCGTACCGAATTCCTCCCGGTAACGGTAACTGGGCAGCTAATAAAGCAGCAATGACTGCAATACACGTAATGGGCAAGTTCCTCATTGAGGAGGTGGTTTCCAGCTCGTACGAAGGTTTCAACGGGATCCCCGTTCCCAGTTCAAAATCAGCGGGATTTACGTATGCAGCTGTTACGCACCCCCAAGGTGGGTAGTTCCATCAGATGCTGGACGCACTGACCGAAAAACTCATCGGGCGAAGGCCGATCATCGttgcgggagactttaacgcttgggctgtGGAGTGGGGGAGCAGATGCACCAACGCCAGTCTGTTAGAAGCCCTGGCTAAGGTGGAAATTGCACTGTTCAACGAAGGTACCGTTAGCACCTTTCGTAAAGACGGTCGCGAATCCATCATTGATGTCACTTTTGGCATTTCATCCCTGATGATGCCGAACATAACTTGGAGGGTCTGCGAAGGTCTGCGAAATCCGGCGATAAGACAGACAGCCAGAATCTACGAGCGGAATGCTGATGCTGTGATGCTACCATGCTCAGAAAACAGGAACCGAGACCGGCTTATTGGTGGAATGCATTAATTAGCAACCATCGTGCTAGTTGTCTCAGAGCCAGAAGACGCGTCCAAAGAGCCAGAACTGAAGCAGATCGGGAAGAACGTAGCGTGGCGTTTAAAGTGGCCATGGCTGCattgaaacgggagataaaacaaaGTAAACGCAACTGCTTCAAGAAGCTGTGCCGAGAAGCAGGCGCCAAGCGCTGACGGTCTGCAAGTCTCCATCGATGAAATAGTGGCAGTGGCAGGACAGCTAAAAACGAAGCAGGCCCCTGGTCCTGATGGGATTCCTAACGTGTctcttaaggcagcaatacaagtgttcccggatttgttcaggaccgtactgcagaaatgcttagaagatggtagcttaccggaccgatggaagatccagaagctagtgctgttACCGAAGCCAGGAATCCTGCGGGGGATCCAACGTCATACAGGCCGATATGTCTACTGGATACATGCGGAAAACTCCTGGAGAGGATAATCCTGACTAGGCTTACGAGATATAcagaaggtgaacacggtctgtcaaacgtgcagtttgggttccggaaagggaagtctacggtggatgcaattcggatagtgatcgagcgagccgagaagttgggaggccattgccgagtcgctgcatagaatacatgtcccgggatatctatgcagaatactgaggagttacttcaggaatcggacgcttgtttacgagaccgccgaggggcgcaagacgatgaacattacgtctggagtcccacagggctccatccttggcccaacgctctggaacgggatgtacaacggTGTACCGCATACTGTCTCTGAAGCTGCCCAGAGGCGCGGTGATCGTCGGTTTTGCCGATGACATCGTGCTATCGGTAACAGGCGAGTCactggaggaggtggaaatgctgatGGCAGAGGCGATTAGGATGCATTGTGCAAAGCTACAAATCGCCCACTataaaacggaggttctgctggttagcaACTGCAAAGCCGTACAACAGGCAGTCATCACCGtcggagagcacattattacttcaacgcgcgcggtcaaacatctgggagtaatgatagacgaccggttaaacttcaactgccacgtcgactacgcttgcgagaaggcgTCAATGCGATAAccagaatcatgccgaattgttacgggcaagcggagactgctggctagtgtgccatcatcgatactgcggtatggaggtccagcctggatcgcagcactacgatcgaagcggaatcgcgtgaagctaaatagtaccttccgactcatggctgtaagagttgccagtgcatatagaacaatatcgtcggaggcagtatgtgttatcgctggaatgatccccATCAGCATCATGCTCGTGAAATATAACGACTGCTACGGACGTAGAAACACCAGAGGAGCCCGGAAGCTGGCGAGAGAAGAGTCGCTGAGCAAATGACAGCAAGAGTGGGATAAGGCCGAGTTTGTTAGATGGACGCACCGACTCA is part of the Sabethes cyaneus chromosome 2, idSabCyanKW18_F2, whole genome shotgun sequence genome and harbors:
- the LOC128735376 gene encoding uncharacterized protein LOC128735376, with amino-acid sequence MATNTDEVDQTQYNCAGCTAADHEEDMVACDRCNRWYHYSCAKVDATIKHRKWQCKECVLSTTISEVISVSGKSGNSSRSARVQLQLLHIEEEKKVQEELLAEKQERERVRQQNALQEQEKLLMENKKEKLLTEKLEQERILQETALKEKNELRKKYLNEKYAALIKAAAEENGSECRFSQISGSSKVRLWIDTHRKQLAGAKFDAEPVPVTYPIPSNGNEQKGANEGKQLQHADALTQSKPSAEEIPKYTGTIKKVPIPPAKVTSTPVIKKAIEPAARSVQVHRSDAPQVVLRSNVEPEQIQQQKYQTENLNRESVAPHPRPVDRPFVPHHTINQSDSNVQFQQQLAARQVVPKELPVFTGNPEEWPLFVSSYRNSTSMCGYTNAENLMRLQRCLKGAAMEAVRSNLLLPSSVPQVMDTLETLFGGPERLVQSLLNKVRKAPPPKSDKLETLINFGLVVQNLVGHLRAANQQAHLTNPTLLHELVEKLPANIRLEWAMFKRRQTIVDLGTFCEYMTSLISAACEVTTFCPDPSRPGRNDKSIPREKVFMNTHSQYDASKKVDTVDNLGISAAPMPESEEVKRAKDILRNTTVRLDDGRFETGLLWRTDKVEFPSSYFMAERRLRCLERRLDCQPELRAKVEKLIDEFQIKGYAHKATPCEIEEADPKRTWFLPIGIVINPRKPDKVRIIWDAAAEVNGISFNSMLLKGPDLLTAINAVLCRFRQRRVAVAGDIREMFMQLSMRRDDRFAQMFLFRKDRSMPPEVYIMDVAIFGSTCSPCAAQYVKNKNAEEWSKQFPDAAVAIVENHYVDDYLDSRDTEEEIIRLATEVKTVHAKAKFEIRNWMSNSKEVLKRIGAESLESQKDLSVDKQNKTERVLGMTWRPDEDIFMFSFVLPAELQRLLLGEAPPTKRTILRLVMSLFDPLGLISHLLIHGKIIIQELWRSGADWDDEVPETILKLWEKWIDKLQHLNELRIPRCYFPGYDPASYKSLEIHVFVDASLAAFACAGYFRIVDRGQVRCILVASKAKVAPVKPLSVPRLELRAAVMGVRLLKSIEENHTLRATRRFIWSDSSTVLSWIRSDTRKYRQYVAVRVGEILEETSVGEWKFVPGKQNVADEATKWNKGPELKSTSQWFGAPTFLYQSEEFWPTEESQDPIEIAEELRPVHVHREVIRSGTIDCTRFSKWERLLRSVAYVYHFIDMCRRDRNNQAFPDKALLVSEDFERAERMLWRDAQAEEYADEIVVLEKLQHATDCTVIKLDPNSPLRKLSPFLDNNKIVRMAGRIENSPYATYDAKYPIILPKNHTITKLIIDWNHRKYGHQNSETVVNEMRQKFHISGLRLAVKNVVKQCKWCAIQKAKPLVPRMAALPEERVTPNVRPFTHVGIDYFGPFMIKIGRKQIKRWVALFTCLTIRAIHLEAVSSMTTESCKLAIRRFVTRRGAPLQIFTDNGTNFVGASRELADQIRGINNGLATTFTNADTQWKFIPPASPHMGGAWERMVRSVKSAMRSLNQSRTPSEEVFQTILCEAESMVNSRPLTYMPLEPPQYEALTPNHFILLSSSGVKQPEQPPTVMQDSLRNGWKQCQYMLDRLWVRWVREYLPTITRRTKWFAEVRSVQEGDVVLILDEGVRNRWMRGKIQKVIPGKDGRIRQAEVKTALGVMRRPVAKIAVLDVADTGKAANPEQLYGPGNVTAGVTTNTLASYVTEGHAGKMRTGTGISTQS